A window of the Brassica napus cultivar Da-Ae chromosome A2, Da-Ae, whole genome shotgun sequence genome harbors these coding sequences:
- the LOC106413410 gene encoding uncharacterized protein LOC106413410, which translates to MDLPEFPPRMFTLGEEPDAIRSISYHSDDTKLFKALCDCLTADEYEDLKASKLGVFIKFKEIDFGWTSRLVHFMLSFQLDIKKKFELWSLVVSQLVRFSLIEFEYLTGLNCDYIKDLENPRCEVTTEMAAFWEKMRVDIDTGPSIDQITEAFYNSDEWSRDDRMRLGYLAIYAGYIEGKKFSSATSASLARLAKDLTQTGYTVDGFIQVLQVWAYYALPELGANYGSPVPNRPSPLLLAYKGGKRQRKFFKAAINKQTIVKNFVQKDFDEMFPKWDGDVDDPAADNIIKVMFNDPGWEWTMECWPVTGTRKVVKMEVIPVKNEVSPVKSESVVKEESIRPRKKARKGSSVSAEKPAAGSEGQQIEKTLKDISDAINLGFGTCLKELKLLADRIEAVEKKVGITNRGGSSDDRQLTTTSNPPKPVDEPGSESVNGAKAGQKEAKEPSLTTEPSSSRELCLVSPADDLPREDPSLLILDKQVSTASDLLVEEARRQTNKETALVNLRKKSVRERKLAPTQQTPFKGNSTAKQIIPNKQVGGGYDPFAPIDKMKSKELTAWVQKDP; encoded by the exons ATGGATTTACCAGAATTCCCGCCGAGGATGTTTACATTAGGAGAAGAGCCTGATGCAATCAGGAGCATTTCGTATCATTCTGATGACACGAAGTTGTTTAAAGCTCTATGTGATTGTCTCACAGCTGACGAATATGAGGATCTGAAGGCGTCGAAGTTAGGAGTGTTCATCAAATTCAAGGAGATTGACTTTGGTTGGACTTCAAGGCTGGTACATTTTATGCTCTCTTTCCAGCTAGACATCAAGAAGAAGTTTGAGCTCTGGAGTCTTGTCGTTTCACAACttgtgaggttttcactgatAGAGTTTGAATACCTCACTGGGCTGAACTGCGATTACATCAAGGACCTGGAAAATCCAAGGTGTGAGGTTACGACGGAGATGGCTGCTTTCTGGGAGAAGATGCGTGTTGATATCGATACTGGGCCAAGTATTGATCAGATAACAGAAGCATTTTACAACAGCGACGAgtggtctcgggatgatcgcaTGCGGCTGGGATACCTTGCCATCTACGCAGGGTACATCGAAGGGAAAAAGTTCTCATCCGCTACATCAGCTAGTcttgcaaggcta GCAAAAGACTTGACGCAAACTGGTTACACTGTTGATGGGTTCATACAAGTGCTCCAAGTGTGGGCGTACTATGCTCTACCAGAATTGGGTGCTAATTATGGGTCTCCCGTACCAAACAGACCGTCTCCACTGTTGCTGGCTTACAAGGGTGGCAAAAGACAACGCAAATTTTTTAAGGCTGCTATCAATAAACAG ACTATCGTGAAGAACTTCGTTCAGAAggattttgatgaaatgtttccaaaatgggacGGAGACGTAGATGACCCTGCCGCGGATAACATAATTAAAGTCATGTTTAATGATCCTGGATGGGAGTGGACCATGGAATGCTGGCCAGTCACCGGTACTCGCAAGGTTGTGAAGATGGAAGTGATTCCAGTGAAGAATGAAGTGAGTCCCGTGAAGTCAGAGAGTGTTGTGAAGGAAGAAAGTAtcagacctcggaagaaagctcgtaaagggTCTTCTGTTTCTGCTGAGAAACCTGCGGCGGGTAGTGAAGGTCAGCAGATTGAAAAGACCTTGAAGGACATATCTGATGCCATTAATCTTGGCTTTGGGACGTGTCTTAAGGAGCTCAAATTACTGGCGGATAGGAttgaagctgtggagaagaaggtgggaATCACCAACAGAGGGGGTTCATCTGATGATCGTCAACTTACAACCACTTCAAATCCACCAAAACCTGTTGACGAACCAGGG agtgaaagtgtgAATGGGGCGAAAGCAGGACAGAAGGAAGCCAAAGAACCGAGTCTTACTACAGAACCGAGTTCCTCGAGAGAGCTCTGTCTTGTGAGTCCTGCAGACGACTTACCGAGAGAAGATCCTAGCCTTCTTATATTGGACAAACAAGTTTCGACCGCTTCAGATTTACTCGTTGAAGAAGCTAGAAGGCAGACAAACAAGGAGACTGCTTTGGTGAATCTCCGTAAAAAAAGTGTGCGAGAAAGGAAGCTTGCTCCCACACAGCAAACTCCTTTTAAGGGAAACAGCACTGCCAAACAgatcattccaaacaaacaGGTTGGCGGAGGCTATGATCCTTTTGCACCCATTGACAAGATGAAGTCGAAGGAGCTCACTGCATGGGTGCAAAAAGATCCGTAA